tttttataagtaaaaatatatgttagtgTTACGTTGATTTAATCGACCCTCACTGAAATAAATATTTCCATTTACaattttcctcttttattttctttaattttctaaGATACTAAAAAGTAGTTATCATAAAGAGAGAAgataaaattatgattataaaacaaatagaagcttttttttaataataatagtacCAATAACTATATATCatataatcattattaaaagtttaatttaactctaattaaaaatcataaaattagctatacattttgtttttaaaatcacattttcattGTCACAGAGATCATATTTCATCATTTGAATATCTTAACATGTTGATTGTATAATTCATTGACCAAAActcttacttaaaaaataaaatttaagtttaatttaatctcataaaactagtttataaatgaggtttatatttaattacatattataaaatgatgttATCGCATACagcatttttaataattttaattaatatattttgttaaatgtttttatatttatatatattgatcCATGTAATCCAagcttttaatatatatgtttgagATTTAATTCAACAACATTGATAAGTCTAAAACGATACATCACTTTGGTTAGCATTAAAAATGTATCAACCGTCCAGAAAAAAAGGTTCACTGAACCAGCAGGAACAATAGCCAAATATGAAAACGATTATACAATgtgattttaaaaacaaaatatatagctgAAGTCATAGTTACATGTatcattcttttataattaaaaaataaacttacacTTTTATaacataactttttaattataaagtagTATTTTATACTTTACTCAATTTTTGtgacttttttaataatttgataatttaattgtctcacattatttaaaaattgggtcaataataatataaataattttctttttaaactttttaaaacattttttaaaaataaaattatagtaaaaatttcaaattttaaaatgaataatattttaaatataataatttatcgtaccaatattattttaatttatgattaaaatattaacatgaaaacgaaaattttcttaaaacttgTTTCGGTACATTAATAGTCTTGAAGTAAAAAACAATTTCACTATACATTCTTCCTCTAACTCTTTGAAACTttgaaacattatttaaaaacaaaatcataatagaattcatagtCTTTAAAACAATCAATGTCTAATCATTGAtcctaacaattatttaaagGAACTTGATTTAGAATGATATAAATAAGACTACATCAATTGCTGCATAAACCCCATAAATTCTATTGTTTCAATAATTACTTATAAGGGTTCGTGTCATCacgtataaatatataaaatgagcGAATGACGAGAACAGTCATTtctcaaacttttatttattggaTGCAAATCATTTAACCGACATTTTGGATAAGATTTGATGAGTCTCAAAGGCTAATTttgtagaaatattaaaatcaaatgtGCAATGATTAAAAGAAGGGatcaattacattaatattttttaaataatatttacagaTGATGCAATTTAAagttatcttttaatatttcgTTCGTTTGGCGAAGACACcataaattaatcaaaattaaatcgacattaataaattattataataaaaaataataataatatttataattgtactCATGGTCATATCGTTGTAGTATCTATTACTCCTTTCTATCAACCTTTATCATATTCATCATCGTTATTATCATTAgtcttataattaaaaaaagttcaatttaaaattatatgtattccAATAATCTTAAATCACTTAGAAGTCTATATTTATGACAATATAAcgattttttcttcttttatcttttaatatattttttaatgataaaatcatAATGAAACTTGATGATAATACCTTCAATAAAAGATGGTTTATTCTAACAGTCTTActcaaaaaatttgaaatcgttaaattataaaataaccaaaatatggatataaatataaatacaaatctcTTACATCACTTCTATTAACGAGGATAGAGGCCGAGGAATACCTGTACTTTGACATATGGTACTAAAATTGTACTGAGACATAAAATTAAGGATGGTTGTTTCTTGAGGTTCACTTCGACATTTAGGTGAAACCTATGAATCAGTGGGTAAATGCCAAATTGTTTGTTGAAGTGGACAACTTATATATTTATGCTCAGTCATTGGGTAGAATGGTCGTGGCAAACATAATGCTATGTGATAACTACACAAAATCTAACAAGTTACACAATTCACTCTTGTAAGTCTATGAACCCatcaaatcaatttatttttaacctaATAATAAAACTTGCTAATCAAGCAAATTAATTACAGCCCCATGCAACTGCTTATCTTTACTCCTTCACACTACTCTCTACGAACCAAACCACATGGATTAAGAGAAAAGCCTCAAACCTAAGCCACTTAAAATTTGTGCAAAAATTTACTTATTTCTGTCATCTCATCACACAACAAAATAATTGGTTCTCTTTTGTTGCTTTGACATGAATCAATGCCCCGTTTCTTCCCTTTATTCAACACTTTTGATTGAGAATTCaatcaataaacaaaaagtTGCGGTTAGGGATGAGAAAtcaatatgtaaaaaaaataacgtaaaactatattaatatttttaatattttgtttttccttatACGTCACCGTGTGCACCCAAAACCATTTTCTAGGGTGTATATGATTGTTGTATTGGCCATAATAATTGACTGTTCTAGAGAAACATCGTTGTCAAATATTGCATGCATATAATCAATGATTTGAATAGGGTGTGTAGTTCTTGTACGATATTGAGAAAAGAAATTACGAGTACAAgcatattaaaaaacatttttttaaaaacacttttgttgCATGGAGGATGTTCTTGTTTCATGGTTGGTTTTACATGTTAGGAGTGTTGTCAAAATGAAGTCTTCTCAGAGATAAAATGATGGAAGTTGTTAAACACCAACCCCGTTCTAGATTTGTAGTAGCATAGGGTGAACACCAAACTTCAAAACGTAACACAATCTATCACGGCTTGCTTGGTTGAATTTACTTGATAGTTGAATCTTGACTTTAAATGCAGTTGCAACTTAATAAGCATGCATGAGAACTGTTGATTGTAAGATAATTTATTGAAACTATAAGAAATATTTCTTATAGGTTTTTAATGTGCATCaattttccaaaactttttGGACTTAAGCATGGTAATAATTAAACTCATTTTACGGTAGCATGTTCAAGGTTAACCCGATTAgctcaaaatttcaaattaaatccATATATTAATGTCATAAAGTTTCGGTTTAATTGATATGCAAACGCATTGActatgttaactttttttattaattattatacgTAAAGTTTTATAGTATAGCCGTATATTTTTAGTTGATGTGAAccaattacaaaaaaaaatattatttagctTTTAGATTAAATAACAAAGTTTCCACTttctaaaattagaattttatattaactttttcaattcATTCATGGTTTGATTTGGATTAATTAAAAAAGCTAATTTAATCCAAACTAATTAAAATGGATGAATCGGATTTTATTTTCCTCCAAATCCATTATGAATTGAATATTTGATGCAAATTGAAATTGAGTCTAAGTTGTTCTTGCTccaatgtttttatttttattgagtaaaacattttgaaaatttaaattaatctaGACCAACAAAAATTGATAtatggtttgaattttattttcctctACATCCAATACAAATTGAATATATAACATTCTTATAAATACAAAGTTGTGGAACATTCCATGACGACAAAATGGAAAAAGATCACGTCAGTGGTTTATACCATatgcaattttttatttgatgaacAATTTTCAGAATTATAATAGGCTGTTTTGGTAAAATAATTGCAACAAGGGAGGGTTGTGTTGAGTCTGTTGAGCTATGAGAGCTAAAGAACTAGGAATTATGTTTTCAGGTAAAGAGgagaaaataataaaggaaTTAGATGAGATAGAGGCTAGGGATAGGAAATTGGAGATGACAATTAGCATAAATATAGGTTTTTTTTACGTATATAAGgcaaatttgaaaaacattttataggcaaaaattttaaaaaatgccTATTTAAGCAAGTTGTAGGAAACTCatgacttcaaatgaagaagtcgtgttTTTTCACTTTATCCTGACATATGAGTCAAAAGTAAAGTTATGCACTCCTAGAATGATTTCAGGTCCTAGAAATTGATTATCAGGACCTTGTAATTGATTATAGAAGGTTGAACTCGTGTAAAGAAGACACGACTTCACCTGTAATAAGAAAAACTCTCTTATAATCAATTACATTTTAGTGTTAAAACAAAGAGTATttttggttttgtcgatatgttggttaattattagtaattattataattttcatttaaattgttaccatttaaattaacatttctattatttcattgttactatttaaattaacattattagagtttccatttaaatttttactatttaaattgttaattatatataaattaacatttctattattatatttaaatggataagaattactaattatatataaattaacatttttattattacatttaaatagaaattgtaataattattaattatatacaaattaacatttttattattacttttaaattgaaattgtaataattactaatttatatacaaattaacatttctattattacatttaaattgacattgtaataattactaattatatataaattaacatttctattattacatttaaattgaaattgtaataattattaattatatacaaattaacatttctattattacttttaaatgaaaattgtaataattcttaatttaaatGGTAACAATTTAAATGGAAActctaataattaataataattaacaatatataattacacttcttttttaattttactaaaataattattttttaaaattgaaataattatcttacgaattctattttttaagtcaactttttaaatttaaccgttttaatattttttaaagtagaataattatttataataaaattattacttataaaataaataaaaattatcttaaaaaatttataaaaataacttatatttatttttataacaaagaGTTTTTTTGTTCTGTGGACTATGTTTGttaattattagtaattattagAGTTTCCATTTAAATTGTTACTATTTATGTTAGTAATTATTACAATTTctatttaaatgtaataatagatatgttaatttgtatataaatagtaatgattacaatttttatttaaatgtaataatagaaatgttaatttatatataataaacaatttaaatggtaacaatttaaatgaaaactctaataatgttaatttaaatggTAACAATGTAATGATagaaatgttaatttaaatgaCAACAATTTAAATGGAAACTctaataattactaataattaacaaacatagctcacaaaacaaaaaatactatTTCTTTTAATGCCAAAACTCTATGGTACCATAagtttgtaatcgattaccagaatatttttgtctattataGGTGAAGTCGTGCTTCCTCTGCACGAGTTCAGTCctctataatcgattacaaggcttggtaatcgattaccagggcCTGAAATCGTTTTAGAGGTGCATGAATTCACTTCTGACTCATGTGTCAGGATGAAGTCGTGCAAGGGgacacgacttcttcatttgaagtcgtcTGGACTCATACGACTTGTCTAAATgcgtaatttttaaattttttgctTATATTCgtaaaatgtttttcaaatttgcCTATACATTGAAAAATGATAAGTATAAGATAGTTAGGAAACTAAGCTACTAGTTTTAAATAAGGGTGGATAAGGAATGGTTGGAGATAAGATTTAGGTTAGCCAAGCTTAAGAAAGGGGAATTCACGTAGGTTAAAATGATCccatttaaactattttttttttttgtgtaaggGTGTTCTTTTTGTTTGAATTCCAAGTATAAGTCTTAGTTTaatattggatagaaatgagaaaatagaatatcatataagattgaaaatttattaacttattaccttaaggttttgggtagagagtgatATCAATTTCTTTTGTGATTAGGTTCAAATTTTGTTGATGTTGTATCTTCCTAGTGAGCTCTCTCGTGGATAGATCCAACACTTTTTAGATCTAGAAGGACAAATGTTTAGCCGAGATAAAACATTGTAAATAATcgataattaaaatagtaattttttttaatttgtttctgAGAATTATATTACTTATATAATAACTTCATaatattgattttatctttatattttcatcttttccgCATTGTTGTTTCTCTCCTCCCTTTGTtcagaattaaaaatatttaatagaatttGTTAGAAAAGAGAGTTAGTTagtacaataaaatttattttggacaaattgaattaaacattttggatTATTTTCACACAGAAAGATAAAAGTTGGATAATAACATTTGATGagagtgaaaatgaaaatgtgGAAGGAAGGAAGTGGTATACAAAAACCGTTGGCTTCATTGATGCGTGGAAACAGAAAAATAGTCTCCGAGGGCGACGCTTCAGCAGTGATGCAAACCaagtaaaagaaaacaacaacaacTTCATTTTATGCCGATAATTCAGCGTATAAAGTTGGAACATCAACCTTCTCATTCCAATGTTATTTCTTTGAAGAATTAATACTTGATTCAGACAGaagcagaaagaaaaaacattatcGTAACTCatcttatttatttctttggAGAGCTCGATCGCTACTTTCGCTTCCACTTTCCCGAGCTGCATGGCTTTTTTTCATCTTGCTCATAGCTAATGCCCTCTTCTTTTCAGGTACCAATCAATCTcttcatgcatgcatgcatacctttttctttctgcctccttcatctttcattttattttctgtttcttaCGTTATCACTGTGAATTCAATCCTCAACTTTATGTTTCTTAATCAACGCTGTCATTTCCTATTCTATGTCATAATCCATCTATTGAATGCgctttagatttttcttttttctttgatcTTGGCTTGGAATTGGTTTGTTTGATTCCTGCAGGTTCTTAGCTTCTAAGGAAAATGTTAGTTGATACCTGTGAGAagtttgatatatataaaatgttcattgaaatttcttataatttgaGCTCGGAAGAGATTCCATATTTTCTGCTGATAAGCTGATTAAAAAGTActgattttctttcatttagcACCAGAGATGTGAGGTGATGAACATGAGGTGCATGGCGAAAAGAAACCTTCGTTTTAccacattttaaaaaagtttttattaTGCTATTTATACATAATGATTTATACAAAATgctatttataatgtttttaaaaaatactttatttgtGATAACCATGCAAGTTTTGTCTGTTTAGACTCCAACTGCCCCAATTACATCCTCTCTCTCATTTTTGGATCTTGATTGCATCAAATAAGAAAAAGTCATTATTGTAGAATAATGGATCAAATTGGATGCTTGTATTATGCATAGAATGaggaattaaattaaatcatataaactATCAATAAATAAGAGAATTTGATTGGTCTGATTTgcattgaattatttttatatttgatgacAGTTGACAGTATTTGTAGTTACAGATTTAGTTAATGTATTTGATGGGGTCGAGAGGATGAGATTTCATTTATGAAAGTGTAGTGAGTGAGTGTTGAAACGTTGGATTGAtacctttattgttgttgtgattAAAGTGTAACAATGGATAGCGGTGTAGGCTACAAATTGACAGGGATTAGGCAGATTGTGAGGTTAAAGGAAATGCTGCAGAAGTGGCAGAACGTGACTTTAGGGCAAAAAGCTTCGATTCCCACCATTACTGATAAAGTGCCTAACAATGATGGAAGCGGATTGCCATTGATAAACAAAAGGGTAGTGAATGTTATGAACACTGAATCTGACACAGAAGACAGCTGCCAAAGTCCTGAACCGCTTCCACCACCTGATGTTCCAAAGGGATACTTGGCAGTGTATGTTGGACCTGAGCTAAGGAGGTTCATCATTCCCACCACTTATCTCAGCCACTCTCTCTTCAAAGTTTTGCTGGAAAAGGCTGCAGATGAATTTGGCTTTGATCACAGTGGAGGCCTCACCATCCCTTGTGAGACTGAGACCTTCAAGTACCTACTCAAGTGCATCGAGAATGAAAACAAAGACCAACTCAATCATAAAACTGCACAAGCAGCCGAAAGCTCGGGAACTGTGGAAGAGTAAGTAGTTTTCCAATATTTCCGCACGTCCAAAATCGTAGGCTGGTTTAAGGTGCAAAAGTGGATCTCCTTTCCTaccatatttttgttttcatttcttGTGCATATGATACTAGTTAGGAATATTTTCAAACACCTTGTCGGCATGATGTTAGTGTCCATTTATTCTATCTTTTTGGTAAAGACCTATGCATCACACTTTTCTAACTCAACTCATTTTGTTTAGTCAAAAGGAGCATTTATGGCCTATAATTTTGATAGTGTGGttctttcacttatttatgGTGCTGACAAGATGAGTGTTCCAAATTCAGATTTGAGAAATCCTGAACTTTTCTTCCTTAAAGACTTCCACATGCATAtcatattcaaaaaataaattaaatctagTTGCCATGtgcatttatatattttaagtaaaatatattagtgagatattcatttaataatgaGTTGATACATATCTCAATCTCagttataaaataagatttacactttaattatatatatatggatgtATATTCTCTTATAAAGATGTGACTTAGTATATTTCTCTGTCTTCTAGATTTATGCATCAATTTGAGCACATGATGGAGAAAGCGATACATTATACGAATATGATTCCTTCTACAGTTATTTTATTGATATCAAAGCAAAGTAACATATGCTTACATTTTCAATGACTTATCGGCTTCTCATTTCAAAAAACTTGTAGGGACTTTTGGCACATTggataatttgttttataattaaaataggataacaaaatttacttttttttattgttttgttagAAACATGGGAGAAAAATTgattataagaaataaaaataaataaaggtattaagctgaaagaaaaataagagaagaGGTAAAGAAACCAAGAAAAATTATCTCTATACCAATTATACTGTtagacttaattaaaataatgaaaatttaaagaCTACTAATTAGTGTTAATTATATCGTGTGATTAGGGATATATCCCATGattatggataaaaaaaatcaaaaattttgaaaaatattgaataaatatttttaataagtatttgcagatataaatattataatatttgataaGTGGATATTTGTTacacattaataattattaataaattttatttaagtattttttttaaaatttaagtaattaataaaacaaatattaatcatgGAAGGATcgattaaaaaattgattttacatatttttataatttagttcaacttatttaaaattatattttaaaaagactaaatttatttacgttaatttattgagtaatttaatttgaattatatttaagatttattttttatttaaatgttattgttttcaaattattttatttaaaattttaaaaagatcaAATATTAACAATATTTGTGAATATCCATTTATActtacaaatataaaagaaatttatagataattttttattcataccTAATAGGTAACAAAAGTAAGTAACGAaacgtattttttttaataatacgGATGA
This Vigna angularis cultivar LongXiaoDou No.4 chromosome 4, ASM1680809v1, whole genome shotgun sequence DNA region includes the following protein-coding sequences:
- the LOC108330155 gene encoding protein SMALL AUXIN UP-REGULATED RNA 51-like, encoding MDSGVGYKLTGIRQIVRLKEMLQKWQNVTLGQKASIPTITDKVPNNDGSGLPLINKRVVNVMNTESDTEDSCQSPEPLPPPDVPKGYLAVYVGPELRRFIIPTTYLSHSLFKVLLEKAADEFGFDHSGGLTIPCETETFKYLLKCIENENKDQLNHKTAQAAESSGTVEE